A genome region from Flavobacterium sp. CFS9 includes the following:
- a CDS encoding DUF6377 domain-containing protein produces the protein MKNYLLFFLFAFLGSPVYAADGTDSIIDKLNEVLKNKAHYVRLREERILNFKKIKSDDLTKEQEYNYNGSLYSQYLKFNSDSAIVYVKKNLKIASELQNTDLLNLASLQLVTLYSSSGKYRESEAILKSIPKKELPKKLLPNYYIAYREFLEHYAANSDDLSYIEQINKYRDSLLTVLDPSTLNYRITRIEQEMSEKKFAAAEKKLLDLLKNAKEDHPQYAMITYLLASIYKETRQLELQKKYYALSATADLKTANKDNASLQELALFFYEANDVDMAYKLTQSAIEDALYCNVQFRTLLMSEVYSIINTVYLEKEAKRKTELQLYLLCISLLSAFLVVAVIYVYKQMKKVSRIRTELYHTSQKLAELNKDITETNNQLQERNAQLSESNHVKEEYIAHFFSLCSAYINKLENYRITLNKKATAKQFDEIYKVLKSTTLVDNELEELYKNFDIIFLNLYPTFVKDFNALLIPEEQIVLKQGELMNTELRIFALIRLGITDSVKIAAFLRYSLSTIYNYRTRARNKAAVSRNDFEEMVTKIGLISVKV, from the coding sequence TTGAAAAATTATCTGCTCTTTTTTCTCTTTGCTTTTTTAGGAAGTCCTGTTTATGCAGCGGACGGCACAGATAGTATTATCGATAAACTAAACGAAGTTTTAAAAAACAAAGCTCATTATGTTCGTTTGAGAGAAGAACGAATTTTAAATTTTAAAAAAATCAAATCCGATGATTTAACGAAAGAACAGGAGTACAATTACAACGGAAGTCTGTACAGTCAATATCTGAAATTCAATTCTGATTCGGCTATTGTGTATGTTAAAAAAAACCTGAAAATCGCCAGCGAGCTTCAAAATACGGATTTACTGAACCTGGCCAGTCTGCAATTGGTAACATTGTACTCTTCATCGGGAAAATATCGCGAATCTGAAGCTATTTTAAAAAGCATTCCTAAAAAAGAATTGCCTAAAAAACTACTTCCTAATTATTATATTGCCTATCGCGAGTTTTTAGAGCATTATGCTGCCAATAGTGACGATTTAAGCTACATTGAGCAAATTAACAAATACCGTGATTCGCTGCTAACTGTTTTAGATCCTTCTACATTAAACTATCGAATCACCAGAATTGAGCAGGAGATGTCGGAGAAAAAGTTTGCTGCGGCTGAAAAAAAACTGTTGGATTTATTGAAAAATGCAAAAGAGGATCATCCCCAATATGCCATGATTACCTATCTTTTGGCAAGCATCTATAAAGAAACACGGCAGCTCGAGCTTCAAAAGAAATACTATGCACTTTCGGCCACTGCTGATTTAAAAACCGCAAACAAGGATAATGCTTCTCTTCAGGAACTGGCTTTGTTTTTTTATGAAGCCAATGATGTTGACATGGCCTATAAACTAACCCAGTCGGCTATTGAAGACGCTTTATATTGCAACGTTCAGTTTCGTACCCTTTTAATGTCAGAGGTATATTCGATCATCAACACCGTGTACTTAGAGAAAGAAGCTAAGCGAAAAACCGAGCTTCAACTGTACCTTTTGTGCATCAGTTTGTTGTCGGCATTTTTAGTAGTTGCTGTCATTTACGTTTACAAACAAATGAAAAAAGTATCGCGAATCAGGACAGAACTGTATCATACAAGTCAAAAGTTAGCCGAATTAAACAAAGACATTACAGAAACCAACAATCAGCTGCAGGAAAGAAATGCACAATTGTCAGAATCCAACCATGTTAAAGAAGAATACATTGCCCATTTTTTCAGTCTTTGTTCTGCTTATATCAACAAATTAGAAAATTACCGCATTACTTTAAACAAAAAAGCGACTGCCAAACAATTTGATGAGATCTACAAAGTATTGAAATCAACCACACTTGTAGATAACGAACTGGAAGAATTATACAAAAACTTTGACATCATCTTTTTGAATTTATATCCCACCTTCGTAAAAGATTTCAACGCACTATTAATTCCGGAAGAGCAAATCGTTTTAAAGCAGGGAGAACTCATGAATACAGAACTTCGAATCTTTGCTTTGATTCGTTTGGGAATTACAGACAGTGTAAAAATTGCAGCATTTTTACGTTACTCTTTGAGCACGATTTACAATTACCGAACCAGAGCACGAAATAAAGCCGCAGTTTCCCGAAATGATTTTGAAGAAATGGTCACAAAAATTGGCTTAATATCCGTAAAAGTTTAG
- a CDS encoding glycoside hydrolase family 3 C-terminal domain-containing protein: protein MFKNVKTIVVLLLLSSVGVSAQHKIPVYLDDKKSINERVEDALARMTTDEKIAMIHAQSKFSSPGVPRLGIPENWMTDGPHGIRTEVLWDEWDQAGWTNDSCIAFPALTALSATWNKELSSLYGKSIGEEARYRNKNVLLGPGVNIYRSPLNGRNFEYMGEDPFLTSKMVVPYIKGVQANGVAACVKHFALNNQEIGRNTVNVIVDDRALYEIYLPAFKAAVQEGDAWAIMGAYNKYKGQHCCHNEFLLNDILRGEWGFKGVVVSDWGGVHDTKQAIYNGLDMEFGSWTNGLSWGTSNAYDNYFLAKPYSIMIAKGEVGTKELDEKVRRILRLSFLTTMDKNRPFGSFGTEEHAKAGLKIAEEGIVLLQNNNNILPINLSKTKKIAVIGENAIKMMTVGGGSSSLKAKYEITPLEGLKKRIGNQAEITYARGYVGDPTSNYNGVVAKVSLEDKRSAAELTAEAIKVAAATDVVLFIGGTNKSDKQDAEGFDRLDLGLSYGQDQLIAELVKVNKNIVFVNISGNAVAMPWVKDVPGIVQGWFLGTEAGNALAAVLVGDVNPSGKLSFTFPVKLSDNGAHALGEFPGGDDVTYRESIFVGYRWADKQKVKPLFSFGHGLSYTTFQYGKVTADKKQMGAGDQITFSVKVKNTGTREGSEVVQLYISDLKSSLPRPVKELKGFEKISLQAGEEKTVTFTIDKTALSFFDDKKHDWVAEPGAFEAIIGASSSNVKSKVSFSLQ, encoded by the coding sequence ATGTTTAAAAACGTTAAAACAATTGTTGTTTTACTATTGTTGAGCTCTGTCGGTGTAAGTGCACAGCATAAAATTCCGGTTTATTTAGACGATAAAAAATCGATTAATGAACGCGTAGAAGATGCCCTTGCAAGAATGACAACCGACGAGAAAATTGCCATGATACATGCGCAGTCCAAATTTAGCTCACCGGGTGTACCGCGTCTGGGGATTCCGGAAAACTGGATGACAGATGGGCCACACGGAATTCGTACCGAAGTTTTATGGGACGAATGGGATCAGGCAGGATGGACTAATGATTCCTGTATTGCTTTTCCGGCCTTAACCGCACTTTCTGCTACCTGGAACAAAGAATTATCCTCTTTATACGGTAAATCTATAGGGGAAGAAGCACGTTACCGTAACAAAAATGTATTATTAGGACCCGGAGTTAACATCTACAGATCACCACTAAACGGCCGTAATTTTGAATATATGGGAGAAGATCCTTTCCTGACTTCGAAAATGGTAGTTCCTTATATCAAAGGAGTGCAGGCAAACGGAGTAGCTGCCTGTGTGAAACATTTCGCTTTAAACAATCAGGAAATAGGGCGTAATACTGTTAATGTAATTGTTGACGATCGTGCGTTGTACGAAATTTATTTACCGGCTTTTAAAGCTGCCGTTCAGGAAGGAGATGCCTGGGCAATTATGGGAGCATATAACAAGTACAAAGGACAGCACTGTTGTCATAATGAGTTTTTACTGAATGATATTCTGCGTGGAGAATGGGGTTTCAAAGGAGTCGTAGTATCAGATTGGGGAGGAGTTCATGATACCAAACAAGCCATTTACAATGGGTTGGATATGGAGTTCGGTTCCTGGACGAATGGGCTTTCCTGGGGAACCAGCAATGCTTATGACAATTACTTTTTGGCAAAACCATATTCTATTATGATTGCAAAAGGTGAGGTTGGAACAAAGGAACTGGACGAAAAAGTACGTCGTATTTTACGTTTGTCATTCTTAACGACGATGGACAAGAACAGACCTTTTGGTTCTTTTGGAACAGAAGAACACGCCAAAGCAGGTTTGAAAATCGCTGAGGAAGGAATTGTATTACTCCAAAACAACAATAACATTTTGCCAATTAATCTTTCTAAAACAAAGAAAATTGCGGTGATTGGAGAAAATGCCATCAAAATGATGACTGTTGGAGGTGGAAGTTCTTCGCTAAAAGCCAAATACGAAATTACACCGCTTGAAGGATTAAAGAAAAGAATAGGAAATCAGGCCGAAATTACTTATGCTCGAGGGTATGTGGGAGATCCGACAAGTAATTATAATGGTGTAGTAGCTAAAGTAAGTCTGGAAGACAAACGTTCTGCTGCCGAGTTAACAGCTGAGGCTATAAAAGTAGCTGCAGCCACAGATGTTGTTTTGTTCATAGGAGGTACGAATAAAAGTGATAAACAAGACGCTGAAGGTTTTGATCGCTTGGATTTAGGTCTTTCGTACGGTCAGGATCAGTTGATAGCAGAATTGGTGAAAGTAAATAAAAACATTGTTTTTGTAAATATTTCCGGAAATGCAGTGGCAATGCCATGGGTAAAAGACGTTCCGGGAATTGTACAAGGCTGGTTTTTAGGCACAGAAGCAGGAAATGCTTTAGCTGCTGTTTTGGTTGGAGATGTGAACCCTTCAGGGAAACTGTCGTTTACCTTCCCTGTAAAGTTATCAGATAATGGAGCTCATGCATTAGGCGAATTTCCGGGTGGCGATGATGTTACCTATAGAGAAAGTATTTTCGTAGGTTACCGTTGGGCTGACAAGCAAAAAGTAAAACCATTATTCTCTTTTGGACATGGTTTGAGTTATACGACTTTTCAATATGGAAAAGTAACTGCTGATAAAAAACAGATGGGAGCCGGAGATCAGATCACTTTTTCGGTAAAAGTAAAAAACACCGGAACGAGAGAAGGTTCAGAAGTCGTTCAGCTTTATATCAGTGATCTGAAATCTTCATTACCGCGTCCGGTTAAGGAATTGAAAGGATTTGAGAAAATTTCCCTTCAGGCCGGAGAAGAAAAAACAGTGACTTTTACTATTGATAAAACGGCACTTAGCTTTTTCGACGATAAAAAGCACGACTGGGTAGCTGAACCGGGAGCTTTTGAAGCTATTATCGGAGCATCTTCTAGCAATGTAAAGTCAAAAGTGAGTTTTTCACTTCAATAA